The following proteins are co-located in the Bdellovibrio sp. ArHS genome:
- a CDS encoding response regulator → MKIRFAVIDDAAFLRELVKNIVTSAGGVFVGEASNGDEAISLVQSTLPEVIFLDMVMPLRNGIETAKAIKELHPEIKMIGCSTIDQEAYVQKAYEAGFDAYVTKPFTKEQILEAISKVLPHQGESTHGRT, encoded by the coding sequence ATGAAGATACGTTTTGCTGTTATCGACGATGCCGCTTTTTTACGTGAGTTGGTGAAGAACATTGTGACTTCTGCCGGCGGTGTCTTCGTCGGTGAGGCCTCAAATGGTGATGAAGCCATCTCTCTTGTTCAATCCACCCTGCCGGAAGTGATTTTTTTAGACATGGTTATGCCCTTAAGAAATGGCATTGAAACGGCAAAAGCCATCAAAGAACTTCATCCTGAAATAAAAATGATTGGCTGTTCAACGATCGATCAAGAGGCCTACGTGCAGAAAGCCTACGAGGCGGGGTTTGATGCCTATGTCACTAAGCCGTTTACCAAAGAACAAATATTAGAGGCGATTTCCAAAGTTTTACCGCACCAGGGAGAATCCACTCATGGAAGAACTTAA